The stretch of DNA CTGATGTTTGTATGGCATAGGAGGGTTTTGTAAGTTCAGATCGTTGAAGTGTTATACTGCTTTTGTTGGTATTTGGAGAACTGCTGTTTTGGGCCTGGTTGTATGCTAGAACTCTTTGGCCATAAGCCATAGTGATATCCCAGAGTCTTGGCATAAGGACTGTGTCTGATGGTTTGACTGCTCTCACAGTTGGAGGTGCAGTTCATCATCACAGGCACCAACCACCACTCAGAGAAGGAGTTCTGCTCCTACCTCCAGTACTTGGAATACTTGAGCCAGAACCGCCCTCCACCCAATGCCTATGAACTCTTTGCCAAAGGCTATGAAGACTATCTGCAGTCTCCACTCCAGGTAGGTCTGGAGTGCACTGAGAGGAGGGAGGTTGGTAGTGTGGTGGGTAATATGTCTTAAGAAGAAGTGTTCTAAAATCCTGCCAAATCTCAGGAGGCAGTGGTGGGAAGGTTTTGATATTCTGGTGCATTGTCCTTGCCAGGAACTGGGTAACTTACTTTGCCTGTTTATTATCATTCATCAGCCACTGATGGACAATCTGGAATCTCAGACATATGAAGTGTTTGAAAAGGACCCCATCAAATACTCTCAATATCAGCAGGTACAGTGTGAGTCCTAGATTGGGTCAGGCAACACAGCTGAAATGACCTAGGTGAGGATAGGATTGTAGCCATGaggttttctctccttcctcccaggccATCTATAAATGTCTGTTAGACCGAGTGCCAGATGAAGAGAAGGATACCAATGTTCAGTGAGTACCCTTCCCACAATCCCAGAGATTTATGTGCCTATTACTCTGTATTCTGAGTCAGCTTAGCTCTACCCCTTTCTTCCTTAGGgtgctgatggtgctgggagcaggCCGAGGTCCCCTGGTAAATGCTTCCCTGCGGGCAGCCAAGCAGGCTGACCGGCGGATAAAGCTGTATGCTGTGGAGAAGAACCCTAATGCTGTGGTGACGTGAGTAGCAGTCCTCTTGCTGGGAGGTTTGTCCCCAGTGTCAGTTTTTCTTATTAATGTCCTCACTTGTATCATCTCCGTTTTAGGCTGGAGAACTGGCAGTTTGAAGAATGGGGAAGCCAGGTGACAGTAGTCTCATCAGACATGCGGGAATGGGTGGCTCCAGAGAAAGCAGATATCATTGTCAGTGAGCTTCTGGGCTCCTTTGCTGATAATGAACTGTCACCTGAGTGCCTGGATGGAGCCCAGCACTTCCTAAAAGGTGCCTCCAGGCTGGGGTGTGCTGAGTAAGGGGATTGGATTAACAGTTGGGGAGGTGGTAGGAGTGGTGGGGTTGAGGGATTGGGTAGACAGTAGTCTAGGAAGCTTTAGGGGGAGGAGGGTTGGACTCGGGTCATGGCTCTGAGGAAATGAAAtaatctctctgaacctctgtgTTCACATCTATAAAGTAAGCGGAGACTCTCAATCTGAGGTCTGTGGAGTCCCTGAGCTGCTGCTGTGATATGTACTTTGTGCTTATCTTTCATTTAGATCTCAAAGAGCTTTGTGAGCTCATACAAGTTAAGCACTAACACAAGTTAGAATGTCTTAGATTCCTTCTAGTTTTAATCCTATAACTATAAAGTAACCTGGAAGTGGAGTCTCCCATGACAGGAGTGGGAGTAGGCTGGCCTGGGAATGCGACAAAGAGCTGACTGGGTCTCTTCGGATGTGTGAGGTTTGAACACTCAGTACAGATAAAACATTTCCAAGCCTTGGGAATTAATGGTGCCCTCTTCCACTCAGATGGTGGTGTGAGCATCCCTGGGGAGTATACCTCCTTTCTGGCTCCTATCTCTTCCTCCAAGCTGTACAATGAGGTCCGAGCCTGTCGGGAAAAGGACCGTGACCCTGAGGTAAAGAGCCCCCTTCTTCTGGAGGACTTCTCTCTTTAGTcgtttatttttccatattagcaccaattattttattccattgcaGAAGATGGAAAGGTGGAGGAGGAGTTGGGAATATGGGAAAGTGGCTgaagtgaaagtttgttttcattcttttctgtgccCCTGAGGCTTGagcttctttccttaaagcagtagGTATCTCTTGCCTATCTTCTCTAGCTCTCTTGCTCTCTTGTCTCTTGGGTTAGGCCCAGTTTGAGATGCCTTATGTGGTACGGCTACACAACTTCCACCAGCTGTCTGCACCTCAGCCCTGTTTTACCTTCAGCCATCCCAACAGAGGTGGGTTCCTGCATATCTGTCCTCTGACTGGTTGGGTAGGAGCTTGCCCTTCTGATTGTTCCCTTGTTCTCCTGGGTCTGCCCTGTCTAGGCTTCCTTTGTTCTTGCTCATGCTTTACCAAGTTGTCTAGGACTTCTGGCCCTTTGTCACCTATACAACTTTTCCATGACAGATCCTATGATTGACAACAACCGCTACTGTACCTTGGAATTTCCCGTGGAAGTGAACACAGTGCTGCATGGCTTTGCAGGCTACTTTGAGACTGTGCTTTATCAAGACATCACTCTGAGTGAGTGCCTGGGGCAGTGGATGGTGGGGTATGAGCATGTACTACCTGGGCAGCGTATGTAAATGTTTCACTTAGAGTCACGGGGAGCCCAGGGGTCAGTGAATGGGGATCTTTGATTACTTGTTTTAAAGTAATCCAAAAGATTCCTCAACCTAGTTAAAAAGCACAGATGTGGAGACctcaatttttttattatcttgtCCACATAGGTATCCGTCCAGAGACTCACTCCCCTGGGATGTTCTCATGGTTTCCCATCTTCTTCCCCATAAAGGTAGGAATTGCCTTTAAAACTCCATGGGTTAAGTACTAACTTCAGCTGTTGGGTTATGGATGATGCTTGTTTATGACCCATGTCCTGCTGCTCTCACATGCTTGGTTCCCAGTTGTAGATACTGGCATATCTGCAGTGGCCTTCTGCCTGGCTTCCCCACATCTCCTCTAGCTGCTcttctgtctgttttctacccTGAGTAAAAGTCATCTTGTAAAAACtcatatctgccctggctggtatggctcagtggattgagcagtggcctgcgaaccaaaaggttgccagtttgattcccagttcagggcatgcgagaggcaactgattgatgtttctcttgcacatggatgtttccctttttctctctcaaaataaataaacaaataaataaaatctttaaaaactcaaATCTTATCCTGTCTTTCTCCTGTTTAAAAGCCCTTTCCACTGTCTTTTGGATAGCAGTCAAAATCTTGAGCATTGTTTATAAGACTTGGTGTGATTTGGTTTTAGCCTGCCTTTTCAGCTAGTGTCTCCTTGATTACATTGCTGCAGTCCAGCAGACTGGCGCTTGGTTCCTCTAATACTCATCTTTCTGGCCTCAGGCTTCCATACCTTTCTCCTTTGCctgtaaactgctttgggtacCTCTTCACCCAGCCAGTTTATCTTGCAGGTCTCCTTAAAAACATGCTTATTGTCAGAGAACTCTCTGACCTCCTAGACTAAGTTAGCATTCCCTTTCATGGGTGCTTTCATAGCACCCTGTGCATGTCACAGCACTGATCacattttagattatttgtttaATGCCTGACTTTTAAGTTCTGATTATTTGTTCTGATAGACTTCAAATAAACTTCATGAGGGTTGAGGTAtcatgttttatcattttatctcCACACTTAACTTAGCACATTGCAACATATAATTTATTAGCTCCACCCTAAaactctgtcttttttcttaCAGCAGCCCATTACAGTGCGTGAAGGCCAGACCATCTGTGTGCGTTTCTGGCGATGCAGCAATTCTAAGAAGGTGTGGTATGAGTGGGCTGTGACAGCACCAGTCTGTTCTGCTATTCACAATCCCACGGGCCGCTCATACACCATTGGCCTCTAGCTCTGCCTGCAAATATCCAGCAGCAGCTTCAGGCTCTGTTCCTGTAGCACAGAAGGTGCAGTACAGCTGTGGTCTGTGATTCCCCCTGCCCATCAGAGAGGACCATTTCAGTCTGCCTTCCTGCCTTACATCAAAGTGGGCAAAGGAGAATTAATTACAGACTCAAGCCACCAGTCTGTGAAGACTTCAGGCCAAGGCATGAGGAATTAGTGCTAGCTGTGAAGCTACTCCAACAGGCATTCAGCCTCAAGTGCTCCCTTGGAATAGCCCTGAGGACATGCAGATTGAACACATTTTCAGCCCTTTCTCTGCCCATCTCTTCCTGTTTTGATGGATTTGtgtgggaagaaataaaaataaagtgaagttatggcctttcctcctccctccgccTGTGCTTTCCCACACCTTTTTTAAACCTAGGCATGTTCAGATCTGTGCCCTTATCCAAGACCCAAAGGTACTTTGGGGAGCTTAGTGATGATTCTTGGACTCCTGTGTATAGGCCTTGCTGACTAGCTACAGACAGGTTTTGTCCATTAAGACCTGTGATTAGGCTTTCGTCTGGGGAGGAGGCATAATTGACCACCATGGAAAAAGATGGGGTAGATAAAGCCAACTTTCCTTCCATGTTCCAGAGTTGCCAAACTGTCAGCACCTTTGTTACCTCTAGTGAGAGAAACAGAGCCATCCAGGTATCTCCACCCAGAAGCCACCTATTTCTTTTGAATAAAATCATAGTGTTATACAAAGTATTCAAATCCAGACTAGAACAGGCCCTCTGACTCGGGCTCTTTCTTCGTTAGAACCAGCTAATGTTTTGGAAGTCTTGGGATTAGAAGGTGAATATAAATTCTATCCCTTTCTGGTTAGAAGGTTGAGTACAGCTGCTTGGAAGGGGTCACCTGAGAAGTGTCTCAAGTTTATTCTTGCAGGATGAGGGGTGTGGGGTACTGATTTGAACCCGAAGTATGCGAGCTGTAAGACAAGGCAAATCCTTGACAAAACTTATGTTTCCCAGGTCCCAAGCACTGAGGGCAGAAGAAAGCATTTTGGGAGGGTAGTGTCGACAGACTGCTCAGAATGGGGACGTAGAGTCTAGCCCCGTTCCCTGTGTGAAGCCAACGCAGTTGCGTTCCACAAACCTATCCAAGAGCAGCATGACCCCCTTGGCAAATCTACGGGGGCAGCGAAGAACGTCTACTATACCTCCTCGTGGGCTCTGGCCACGTAAGTGAATTAGCGAGCGCAGAGAGCTAGGTAGGAGTATCCTCATCTCTTGTTTTCCCGCCCAGCTTCCCTGCGTTCCCTGCCTTCAAGTCACAACCAATGAGTGCGATGGGCGGCTGCTTAAGACCACTTCCACTTTCCGGAAGTCTAGGCGAGTTTAGCCAATCAATGGGAACTTGGTGGTTGCTAAGAAATGTTTGAGTTTGGCTCCACCTGTGGTTAGGATTTAAGCCAATAAAAGTCTGCATTTTGGACTGCTGCCGCGAAACCAGGGAGGTTGGGTCCACCGCTTCAATGTTTCAGCGCCTGCGCACATTGGGGAAAATTCTGGAAGACGGCGGAGCTACCGCCATTTTGTGGGAAGAGGAGCAGTCAGGTTGCAGTGCTGCTTTTACTACTGACACCCTGGAAGACAGCCGTGCTTTGCGCTGCCCAACAAACCCAAAGGAACGGAGAAAACCGGGATCCCCCCTGCGGGGACCCGGAACCGGTGAGAAACCTTGAAACTCGATTCCCCCACGACGTCACCTATGCGTGACGTTGCCGCACGGCGCCTGCCCCTGACGTCACAGACAGAAAATGGCATCAAGAGCAGAATCaggcaaacttttaaaattaaataaaaaaatgttttcttggatTTGGAAGTGTTTGCTATTTAAATGTAGTCCACTGTCAGGATTTTAAGGCTCGGCACCCTCGTGGCTACATCCTTTACCGATGAAGATGCTGTATCCAAGGATCCCAGTGACTTACAGATCTCTTTCCAGATCCCTGCAGCCCCGACGTTTAGGGTCACCCTTTCTGGGGAGGGAGCATCGACTCCCGGCGGAGAGAACACATAGGATCGGTTTTCAGCCTCTAGTGTCACCACTCAGAGAGATGAGGGAGTTGAGGTTTTTTTCCTCACTCTAAAATTTCTAGAAGACTCATTTCAGTATATTGGCCTCCGTGGGCTTTCCCCTTTCCTTGGTGACCACCCTTTTCATGGAGAAAGAGTATATTGAGGCCACATGTGAGGTTTTtagcactgggaccctggcccTCACAGAGATTATGCTTATAGGTCCATTTTTTAAAGCGTAGTCTTGGCTTGTTACATATCATggggtatgtttttatttttctcattgttcctgTTCTTAATTAAGATGCCTTCAGTTTGAAGATGTTTGTGCCAGCTCAGTGATTGGACCCAGGAGATGGCGCTACCATCACCAGCATTTGGTGAATTCTGCCTGAACTGAACTGACAGTGGTTCTTCACTCTCTTTTGCCCCCGCAGCACTGGGGTCTCAGCGCTGGCTTGGGTCTTGACTGTACTGTTATGATAGGTTCCAGGCATTGCCATGATTGTGGGCCCCTAATGTAGTTTTGGAACAGGGATGGAAGAAAGCTCTATAGCGATTTAATGGATGGGACTGAATGGCTTTTGCCCCATAAATTAAGAGAGGGACAGAGTTTAAAAACTAACCTAAAAATGCATAGTGTTTGGGACTTGAATGCTTTTAGGACATCAGAAAGCTATACTAAACCCAGTGAGATTGCCAGTTACAATGTGCTCATGTTGTATATGTCGATGCCTAAatcagttcattcatttatttctgagtCTCAGTGAAAACTTTACTCCATGATTGGGAGGGTTCATGTGTCAATTTAAgtgaaaggggtgtgtgtgtgtgtgtgtgtgtgtgtgtgtttaccctAACTCTGTGCTAACACTCAGCAGTTCTTGAAATCAGAAGGGTTTCATATAGGGAGGAAAAAGCAGATtgtaaaagatagaaattttatGACACTTAGAAAATTTGTATAGACTTGGCAGCCAAAATGACAGAAAGGAACAGTTTGAGGatcaaaaacttttctttttaaaactttttccacAATAGGCCAAATAGTATATATTACAGTTAGCCTGGTTCTTAGTATTTTGAAACACACAATAAGGTGTGGCTGATGGGACTGATTCTTTTGATACACCTATCAGAACATTAATTCTCCagaacagtatattttaaaatagacatcTTCATAtactgtgtactttttttttttagttttatttaaagttaaGCTATAAACTATGAGAGAGCTAACCAATATAGTGGATAGAACATTAGAGTAGGGTCAGAAGACTACTCATGAGCCAGCTCCTCATTTGGATTTTGTGACTTTGGACAGTTAACAAAacttcagtttttcatttgtgGATTGGATCTGATATCTGGCTGTAGCATATAGTACCTTTGattgctaaataaatgttaggtGTTATGAGAGATTGAGTTGACTGGGTTTTAGAAACACCTACTTTATTTTGGTTTGATTTCCATTGtttccaagtaattttttaaaagatttatttatttatttttagagagggaaggtgggggggggggggaagagaaataaatatcaatgtgcggttgttgggggcggtggcctgcaacccaggcatgtgccctggctgggaatcgaacctgcgatgctttggttagcagcccatgctcaatccactgagctacgccagccaggggcttgTTTCcaagtcatttttattgttttgctctTTCCAAGAATTTTATCTTTGTAACATGCATAAAGCAATATTAGTTACTATAAATGATAAGTGTAAtgattactgttatttttatattttttatgttacttattttcatgttactttttaataacttttgtATTACTCATTACTTTATTAAATCATCAGGTAGTCCATGGGTTCTGAGGGCAACACGGACGGCATCACTGGAGGATGTATTAGCTGCTTTAAAGAAGACAGAGCTCTTGTGGATATGGAAAGTGTGATTATGGTTAACCTCTTAGCATAGAAATTTTtaagatttgccctggctggtgtagctcagtggactgagtgtggggtacaaaccaaagggtcactggttcgattcccagtcagggcacatgcctgggatgggggccatgtgagaggcaaccgcacattgatgtttctctccctccttttctccctccctctccttttctctgacaataaataaataaaatctttttaaaaatc from Phyllostomus discolor isolate MPI-MPIP mPhyDis1 chromosome 1, mPhyDis1.pri.v3, whole genome shotgun sequence encodes:
- the PRMT5 gene encoding protein arginine N-methyltransferase 5 isoform X3 — translated: MLQELNFGAYLGLPAFLLPLNQEDNTNLARVLTNHIHTGHHSSMFWMRVPLVAPEDLRDDIIENAPHAHTEECSGEEKTWMWWHNFRTLCDYSKRIAVALEIGADLPSNHVIDRWLGEPIKAAILPTSIFLTNKKGFPVLSKMHQRLIFRLLKLEVQFIITGTNHHSEKEFCSYLQYLEYLSQNRPPPNAYELFAKGYEDYLQSPLQPLMDNLESQTYEVFEKDPIKYSQYQQAIYKCLLDRVPDEEKDTNVQVLMVLGAGRGPLVNASLRAAKQADRRIKLYAVEKNPNAVVTLENWQFEEWGSQVTVVSSDMREWVAPEKADIIVSELLGSFADNELSPECLDGAQHFLKDGGVSIPGEYTSFLAPISSSKLYNEVRACREKDRDPEAQFEMPYVVRLHNFHQLSAPQPCFTFSHPNRDPMIDNNRYCTLEFPVEVNTVLHGFAGYFETVLYQDITLSIRPETHSPGMFSWFPIFFPIKQPITVREGQTICVRFWRCSNSKKVWYEWAVTAPVCSAIHNPTGRSYTIGL
- the PRMT5 gene encoding protein arginine N-methyltransferase 5 isoform X1, encoding MAAMAVGAAGGSRVSSGRDLNCVPEIADTLGAVAKQGFDFLCMPVFHPRFKREFTQEPAKNRPGPQTRSDLLLSGRDWNTLIVGKLSPWIRPDSKVEKIRRNSEAAMLQELNFGAYLGLPAFLLPLNQEDNTNLARVLTNHIHTGHHSSMFWMRVPLVAPEDLRDDIIENAPHAHTEECSGEEKTWMWWHNFRTLCDYSKRIAVALEIGADLPSNHVIDRWLGEPIKAAILPTSIFLTNKKGFPVLSKMHQRLIFRLLKLEVQFIITGTNHHSEKEFCSYLQYLEYLSQNRPPPNAYELFAKGYEDYLQSPLQPLMDNLESQTYEVFEKDPIKYSQYQQAIYKCLLDRVPDEEKDTNVQVLMVLGAGRGPLVNASLRAAKQADRRIKLYAVEKNPNAVVTLENWQFEEWGSQVTVVSSDMREWVAPEKADIIVSELLGSFADNELSPECLDGAQHFLKDGGVSIPGEYTSFLAPISSSKLYNEVRACREKDRDPEAQFEMPYVVRLHNFHQLSAPQPCFTFSHPNRDPMIDNNRYCTLEFPVEVNTVLHGFAGYFETVLYQDITLSIRPETHSPGMFSWFPIFFPIKQPITVREGQTICVRFWRCSNSKKVWYEWAVTAPVCSAIHNPTGRSYTIGL
- the PRMT5 gene encoding protein arginine N-methyltransferase 5 isoform X2, producing the protein MPVFHPRFKREFTQEPAKNRPGPQTRSDLLLSGRDWNTLIVGKLSPWIRPDSKVEKIRRNSEAAMLQELNFGAYLGLPAFLLPLNQEDNTNLARVLTNHIHTGHHSSMFWMRVPLVAPEDLRDDIIENAPHAHTEECSGEEKTWMWWHNFRTLCDYSKRIAVALEIGADLPSNHVIDRWLGEPIKAAILPTSIFLTNKKGFPVLSKMHQRLIFRLLKLEVQFIITGTNHHSEKEFCSYLQYLEYLSQNRPPPNAYELFAKGYEDYLQSPLQPLMDNLESQTYEVFEKDPIKYSQYQQAIYKCLLDRVPDEEKDTNVQVLMVLGAGRGPLVNASLRAAKQADRRIKLYAVEKNPNAVVTLENWQFEEWGSQVTVVSSDMREWVAPEKADIIVSELLGSFADNELSPECLDGAQHFLKDGGVSIPGEYTSFLAPISSSKLYNEVRACREKDRDPEAQFEMPYVVRLHNFHQLSAPQPCFTFSHPNRDPMIDNNRYCTLEFPVEVNTVLHGFAGYFETVLYQDITLSIRPETHSPGMFSWFPIFFPIKQPITVREGQTICVRFWRCSNSKKVWYEWAVTAPVCSAIHNPTGRSYTIGL
- the PRMT5 gene encoding protein arginine N-methyltransferase 5 isoform X4; this translates as MAAMAVGAAGGSRVSSGRDLNCVPEIADTLGAVAKQGFDFLCMPVFHPRFKREFTQEPAKNRPGPQTRSDLLLSGRDWNTLIVGKLSPWIRPDSKVEKIRRNSEAAMLQELNFGAYLGLPAFLLPLNQEDNTNLARVLTNHIHTGHHSSMFWMRVPLVAPEDLRDDIIENAPHAHTEECSGEEKTWMWWHNFRTLCDYSKRIAVALEIGADLPSNHVIDRWLGEPIKAAILPTSIFLTNKKGFPVLSKMHQRLIFRLLKLEVQFIITGTNHHSEKEFCSYLQYLEYLSQNRPPPNAYELFAKGYEDYLQSPLQPLMDNLESQTYEVFEKDPIKYSQYQQAIYKCLLDRVPDEEKDTNVQVLMVLGAGRGPLVNASLRAAKQADRRIKLYAVEKNPNAVVTLENWQFEEWGSQVTVVSSDMREWVAPEKADIIVSELLGSFADNELSPECLDGAQHFLKDGGVSIPGEYTSFLAPISSSKLYNEVRACREKDRDPEKMERWRRSWEYGKVAEVKVCFHSFLCP